CAGCACATGATGCAAGCCGTCACTACTATTCTTCAGACCGGTCATCCTGTTCCTGAGGCCCCTGAGCAGACCGAGAAGTTGCGAGCGAGCACACTCTTCCGTGATTTTAGGCAGCATGAACCCCCGCGGTTTAGGGGTGAGTCCAATCCTTCTATAGCTGAGTTATGGTGcaccgaggtggagaagatttttgacaccaTGCAGTGCACCAGTGAGAAAAGAGTTCCATTAGCCGTCTTCCTTCTTTAGGGGGAGGCCCGTCAATGGTGGTCCTCAGTTTGCCGGATGGCCGAGCTAGATTTTGTTTGGACGTGGGAGGAGTTTGTGGTCTGCTTTGACCAAAAGTTCTTCCCAAAGCATATCCGTGAGCAGAGGGCCTTAGAGTTCGAGACCCTGGTGCAAGGTGAGATGATggtgtctcagtatgaggcccgatTTATTGTGTTGTCTCGTTTTGCCTCCTACATCATCGACGACGAGAAGCGGAAGGCTCGCCGTTTTGTGAGTGGCTTGCTTCCTGTCCTTCGCAGTCGTGGCGTGGGACATCTGTTGACGACATTTGATGAGGTCGTGCATAGGGccttggtttatgaggaggattgGGCCATGTCATATAGGTCCGGAGAGCAGAGTTccagtggagaccggaagaggaaggcaccctccggtagctcccgtcAGCACTAGAACCAACGGCATCAGGGCCGTTCTAGATTTAAACCACCTGCAGTGTAGCCAACTTCATCCTCGTCGTAGTCAGCTCCTTCATCTGGGCCATTTTCTGGCATATGTTATGGATGCAGACAATCTGGGCATCGTAGGCGCAAGTGTCCTCATCAGCAAAAGCAGTAGAGAGCACCGCAGCTGCCCCTGCCCCATCCTccatagtagcagcagcagcagcagcgaccccAGCATCAAACTCCTATTCATAGGCCTCCTCCCCAGTAGCAAAGGCAGCAGCGTAGGCCACCATAATGGCCGCAGTAGCAGTAGAGACCGCggcagaggggacaggcacctcccccatTGACCCAGGGCCGAGTATATGCCGCACAGCAAGTGCAGGGTCAAGATCTGCAATCTTCTAGTTTGCTTCCCTTGCTAGCTCAAGGCAGATTCTACGCCGCCCAGCAGGAGCCGCAGTCATCTTATGGAGGAGTAGTTGAGGGTATCCTCCTTATTTCTTCTTGTGTTGCTcgtgttttatttgattctggagcATCTCATTCATTTGTGGTTGAGGAGTTCTGTCGAACGACAAGTCTACCATCGAAGTCTGCGCCTAAGGCTTTATCTGTTTCGACTCCCTTGGAGAAGTTCGGGGTTTTGAGCCATCACTGTCTTCTTGTTCagttttggtttgtgagatgttCCTACCCGTTAATTTGTTTATGTTGCCGATGGCCGAGTatgatgttatcctgggtatggattggcttgctgagtaccataCCATTTTATACTGTGCCGCGAGGACGGTCACGTTTCATATTCCTGGCTTGTCGATATTTCAGTTTGTTGTCGAGCCCAGAAGAGAGCCGTTGTTGAGCTTGTTGAGTTATATTGTTGAGGAGCCGTGGCAGGATATTTTGAGCAGTTGCCAATCGTTTATAAGTTCccagatgtgtttcaggagatcccgggtttgccgTCGCACCGGCAGATAAAGTTTCAGATTAATTTGGTGCTCGGTActgtgcctatttcgaaggccccctaccagaTGGCACAATTGGAGTTGTGAGAACTGcaagagcagttggatgagctccgggagttggGTTTTATTTATCCCAGCAGTTCACtgtggg
This DNA window, taken from Magnolia sinica isolate HGM2019 chromosome 14, MsV1, whole genome shotgun sequence, encodes the following:
- the LOC131224931 gene encoding uncharacterized protein LOC131224931, which produces MAELDFVWTWEEFVVCFDQKFFPKHIREQRALEFETLVQGEMMVSQYEARFIVLSRFASYIIDDEKRKARRFVSGLLPVLRSRGVGHLLTTFDEVVHRALVYEEDWAMSYRSGEQSSSGDRKRKAPSGSSHNLGIVGASVLISKSSREHRSCPCPILHSSSSSSSDPSIKLLFIGLLPSSKGSSVGHHNGRSSSRDRGRGDRFYAAQQEPQSSYGGVVEGILLISSCVARVLFDSGASHSFVVEEFCRTTSLPSKSAPKALSVSTPLEKFGVLSHHCLLVQFWFEIPGLPSHRQIKFQINLVLGTVPISKAPYQMAQLEL